Proteins encoded by one window of Brevibacterium atlanticum:
- a CDS encoding NADP-dependent oxidoreductase, with protein MNLPGKNRQIVVQERPADRITEDTFVLRELPIAPLAEGEALVEVEWLGIDATQRTWLNADSTYVDPVDVGEVMRGSGVGRVVATKDPALHLGQWVYGTLGWQEYAVARAEGLFGMNPVPDGIDPRKMLTVFGVSGLTAYIGIDRVLDVGKDDVVLVTAAAGSVGSLAGQIAKLRGARVIGTAGSSAKVDWVREVAGFECVNYHHDVSDALRELAPKGLTAVFDNVGGPQLEIALDRLAVHGRIALCGSVSSGYTAAGYGMGPANYMQLAFKRARMEGFIFLDHVADFPTALGHLVDWVASGELRWAENVLEGLEAAPAALQGLFDGANLGKQLVHVRPQKGQAS; from the coding sequence GTGAATCTCCCAGGTAAGAACCGCCAGATCGTCGTGCAGGAGCGACCGGCGGACCGGATCACGGAGGACACCTTCGTGCTGAGAGAGCTGCCAATTGCTCCGCTCGCCGAGGGCGAGGCGCTGGTAGAGGTCGAGTGGCTGGGAATCGATGCGACCCAGCGTACGTGGCTCAACGCGGATTCGACGTACGTCGATCCTGTGGACGTCGGCGAAGTGATGCGCGGCAGTGGTGTGGGACGCGTTGTGGCCACTAAGGATCCAGCGCTCCACTTGGGGCAGTGGGTCTATGGCACCCTCGGCTGGCAGGAGTACGCCGTGGCCCGCGCGGAGGGGCTATTCGGAATGAATCCGGTGCCCGACGGTATCGACCCCCGGAAAATGCTCACTGTCTTCGGAGTGAGCGGTCTGACGGCATACATCGGGATCGACCGTGTCCTGGATGTCGGCAAGGACGACGTTGTACTGGTTACTGCCGCAGCCGGGAGCGTGGGGTCGCTGGCTGGGCAGATTGCCAAACTACGTGGTGCTCGGGTCATCGGCACGGCCGGCAGCAGCGCGAAGGTTGACTGGGTGCGAGAGGTGGCCGGGTTCGAATGCGTCAACTACCACCACGACGTATCTGATGCACTGAGAGAGTTGGCCCCGAAAGGTCTGACTGCGGTCTTCGACAACGTCGGCGGACCGCAACTCGAGATAGCTCTGGATCGGCTCGCTGTGCACGGTCGAATCGCTCTGTGCGGATCGGTCTCCTCCGGCTACACCGCAGCCGGGTATGGAATGGGACCAGCGAACTACATGCAGCTGGCGTTCAAACGAGCGCGCATGGAGGGCTTCATCTTCCTCGACCATGTGGCCGACTTCCCCACAGCGCTGGGTCACCTGGTCGACTGGGTCGCATCAGGGGAGCTCAGGTGGGCCGAAAATGTGCTTGAGGGGTTGGAGGCGGCCCCGGCCGCACTTCAAGGTCTCTTCGATGGAGCCAACCTCGGAAAGCAACTGGTGCATGTGCGTCCTCAGAAGGGTCAGGCCTCGTGA
- a CDS encoding LysR family transcriptional regulator, with protein sequence MLDPRLTTLRTFAACGTVAATAELTGYSPSAVSGQLRELQQSLGMTLLVKDGRGLRLTATGRYLVRRTDALSAEWEDIRAGALGAGEQAPKHFGIGGFSTASSNLLAPLAAKLRTTRPGVTVHVIEATPTRCFELLIAERIDLAVIVSMQGNVQVEEDDRFESIDLLDDPLDVMVPADHPVADRESVTLGELAGEEWITASPGSPYHSLFVAAFTAAGVTPAVAHEAVEWETSAALVGAGVGVSLLPRLASLAGEANVRRIRLSGTGRPSRKIIAAVRAGSRRSPLVRESMQHLRTMSQYILSTRLREDS encoded by the coding sequence ATGCTCGACCCTCGACTCACGACCCTGCGGACCTTCGCCGCTTGTGGCACCGTCGCCGCCACCGCGGAGCTCACCGGATACTCGCCTTCGGCCGTATCCGGCCAGCTGCGTGAGCTGCAGCAGAGCCTGGGAATGACGCTGCTGGTCAAGGACGGACGCGGGCTGCGACTGACCGCGACGGGACGCTACCTCGTCCGTCGCACGGATGCGCTGTCGGCCGAATGGGAGGACATCCGAGCAGGGGCGCTCGGTGCGGGCGAACAGGCCCCGAAGCATTTCGGGATCGGCGGCTTCTCGACCGCCTCGTCGAATCTCCTGGCACCCCTGGCCGCGAAGCTGCGCACGACGCGCCCCGGCGTCACCGTCCATGTCATCGAGGCGACCCCGACCCGCTGCTTCGAACTCCTCATCGCCGAACGCATCGACCTCGCCGTCATTGTGTCCATGCAGGGCAATGTGCAGGTCGAGGAGGACGATCGCTTCGAGAGCATCGATCTCCTCGATGATCCGCTCGATGTCATGGTCCCGGCCGATCATCCGGTCGCCGATCGCGAATCGGTGACGCTGGGAGAGCTGGCCGGCGAGGAGTGGATCACGGCGAGCCCCGGATCGCCGTACCACTCGCTCTTCGTCGCCGCGTTCACCGCGGCCGGGGTGACGCCGGCAGTGGCCCATGAGGCCGTCGAGTGGGAAACCTCGGCGGCCCTCGTCGGAGCCGGAGTCGGCGTGAGTCTCCTGCCCCGCCTGGCCAGCCTCGCCGGCGAGGCCAACGTCCGCCGCATCCGGCTCAGCGGGACCGGGCGTCCGAGCCGGAAGATCATCGCCGCAGTGCGGGCGGGAAGCCGGAGATCTCCGTTGGTCCGGGAGTCGATGCAGCATCTGCGCACGATGTCCCAATACATCCTCTCGACTCGCCTGCGCGAAGATTCCTGA
- a CDS encoding DinB family protein, which yields MTTRRLLQRQFEIAWGLLDYHLERMNDEDLHWRVAPVVWDIHRAGNEWVPDFAETEPDPVPVPTVAWVTWHIDWWWSTAHAHLTKTPPPTRDQIGWPGAAEAVKDRLRGLRREWATALSGCADLDQASAYPWPIELGYSAADMCAWVNVELTKNAAELGQTLMIRAVSPR from the coding sequence GTGACGACCCGTAGACTTCTCCAGAGGCAATTCGAGATCGCCTGGGGGCTGCTCGACTACCACCTCGAACGAATGAACGACGAGGACCTCCACTGGCGAGTCGCACCTGTCGTGTGGGATATCCATCGTGCCGGAAATGAATGGGTCCCGGACTTCGCCGAGACTGAACCCGACCCTGTGCCAGTGCCGACCGTCGCCTGGGTTACCTGGCACATTGACTGGTGGTGGAGCACTGCGCATGCTCATCTCACGAAGACACCCCCTCCCACTCGAGATCAGATCGGTTGGCCCGGTGCCGCAGAGGCGGTCAAGGACCGGCTCCGAGGCTTACGTCGCGAATGGGCAACAGCCCTCTCGGGCTGCGCGGACCTGGACCAGGCCTCGGCCTATCCATGGCCAATCGAACTCGGATACTCCGCGGCAGACATGTGCGCGTGGGTCAACGTCGAGCTCACAAAGAACGCTGCCGAACTCGGCCAGACCCTCATGATTCGAGCTGTAAGCCCGAGATAG
- a CDS encoding M20 metallopeptidase family protein: MTTPDFRTEAQGHLGDLIALRRTLHANPELGYDLPFTQQTVLDELAGLGLEITRGESLTSVVAVLKGGKPGPAVLLRGDMDALPVAEDTGLDFASTNGNMHACGHDLHTAGLVGAARLLAAHREEIPGSIIFMFQPAEEVDGGAEPMIAEGVLEAAGVPVVAAYGVHVEADVRGRFTTKGGPLMAGFADLSLTIHGAGGHSSQPQATRDPVPALAEVVLALNTMTGRSFDIFDPVVVSVTQLEAAQASNVIPDSAKLTASIRFLSAESLALLQKRVSEIAENIARAHRCTAEVDFQVGFPVTVNNPAESAVVLDRLGSVFGSERVVEMEHPRMGSEDFSFVLEKVPGTFVFLGATPEGIDPDAETNHSPRVQFDDGLLGDQSAALAHLAFVRLEDEAARR; encoded by the coding sequence ATGACCACCCCGGATTTCCGCACCGAAGCGCAGGGCCACCTCGGCGATCTCATAGCACTGCGACGTACACTCCACGCGAATCCCGAACTCGGCTACGATCTTCCCTTCACTCAGCAGACGGTGCTCGACGAGCTCGCCGGGCTGGGACTCGAGATCACTAGGGGTGAGTCCCTGACCTCGGTGGTGGCCGTCCTCAAGGGCGGAAAGCCAGGACCCGCGGTGCTGCTGCGCGGGGACATGGACGCACTGCCGGTCGCCGAGGACACCGGCCTGGACTTCGCGTCGACGAACGGGAACATGCACGCGTGCGGGCACGACCTGCACACGGCCGGACTCGTCGGCGCCGCCCGCCTGCTCGCCGCGCACCGGGAGGAGATCCCCGGTTCGATCATCTTCATGTTCCAACCCGCCGAGGAGGTCGACGGCGGGGCCGAACCGATGATCGCAGAGGGCGTGCTCGAGGCCGCGGGAGTCCCCGTCGTCGCGGCCTACGGCGTCCACGTCGAAGCCGATGTGCGCGGCCGCTTCACGACGAAGGGAGGCCCGCTCATGGCCGGATTCGCCGACCTCAGCCTGACCATCCACGGCGCCGGCGGGCACAGCAGCCAACCGCAGGCGACCCGCGATCCCGTACCCGCGCTCGCCGAGGTGGTGCTGGCGCTGAATACGATGACCGGCCGGTCCTTCGACATCTTCGACCCCGTCGTCGTCTCGGTCACCCAGCTCGAAGCGGCGCAGGCGAGCAACGTCATCCCCGACTCGGCGAAGCTCACCGCCTCCATCCGCTTCCTCTCCGCCGAATCGCTGGCGCTGCTGCAGAAGCGGGTGAGTGAGATCGCCGAGAACATCGCCCGCGCTCATCGCTGCACTGCCGAGGTGGACTTCCAGGTGGGGTTCCCCGTGACCGTGAACAACCCCGCCGAGTCAGCGGTCGTCCTCGACCGGTTGGGCTCGGTGTTCGGGTCCGAGCGGGTCGTGGAGATGGAGCATCCGCGGATGGGGTCCGAGGACTTCTCGTTCGTGCTCGAGAAGGTGCCGGGCACATTCGTCTTCCTCGGGGCGACGCCCGAGGGCATCGACCCGGACGCGGAGACGAACCACTCACCGCGGGTGCAGTTCGACGACGGACTGCTCGGAGATCAGTCCGCTGCGCTGGCCCACCTCGCATTCGTGCGGTTGGAGGATGAGGCTGCGCGGCGCTGA
- a CDS encoding iron-sulfur cluster-binding domain-containing protein yields MKGSTEPLIPLAQRIRGLEMPWNRVLSSTTGPAGAATALGPWHPQEFAAECVETIPEAGGMMVFVFRRMDGAPLAFRSGQYINIDFPVDGPDAEPVSRSYSISSAPTEPWTFSITIKRDPEGKVSPWAHENIRPGTVLDMLGPVGAFHLADYDRRARFLLLAAGAGITPMMSMIRTVHSLPGQADVVLLYHGSAPDRFAFAEELDFLAKADFRIKVIYCLGDREQAAESTWTGRTGRLTTELIDELVPDANGRQVFACGPEGYLNAATDMLRAVGVDDTSIFMEFFSGDRQIRKEYAEEVAIAGEIAEEIAASTEEYYEAQPPALDMYEPDYDADGPIEAAGVPTEAVDAEAVVPIEDEVEIEVVGLDDVDNTLAEAGAGSVSDAGAADSAGTGSATSARASDEDDETAVVDPTTLPTVGEGEHTMSFVRAGLNVRVGEEESVLEAARRAGVKIPANCQEGMCGSCKVVKLDGEVDMNHQGGIRAREIDAGKFLPCCSIAKSDLVIDV; encoded by the coding sequence ATGAAGGGTTCCACTGAGCCCCTGATTCCGCTCGCGCAGCGGATCCGGGGGCTGGAGATGCCGTGGAATCGAGTCCTCTCCAGCACCACCGGTCCGGCGGGAGCGGCCACCGCTCTCGGACCCTGGCATCCGCAGGAGTTCGCAGCGGAATGCGTCGAAACCATCCCCGAGGCCGGGGGCATGATGGTCTTCGTCTTCCGTCGGATGGACGGAGCGCCGCTGGCGTTCCGGTCCGGGCAGTACATCAACATCGACTTCCCCGTCGACGGTCCGGACGCGGAGCCGGTCTCGCGCAGCTACTCGATCTCGAGCGCTCCGACCGAGCCCTGGACGTTTTCGATCACGATCAAAAGGGACCCCGAGGGGAAGGTCTCGCCGTGGGCGCATGAGAATATCAGGCCGGGCACGGTCCTCGACATGCTCGGACCGGTGGGAGCGTTCCACCTCGCCGACTACGACCGGCGCGCGCGCTTCCTCCTGCTGGCCGCTGGGGCCGGCATCACCCCGATGATGTCGATGATCCGCACGGTCCATTCGCTGCCGGGACAGGCCGACGTCGTGCTCCTCTATCACGGTTCGGCACCGGATCGCTTCGCCTTCGCCGAGGAACTCGACTTCCTCGCGAAGGCGGACTTCCGGATCAAGGTCATCTACTGCCTCGGCGATCGGGAGCAGGCGGCGGAGTCGACATGGACGGGGCGGACCGGGCGGCTGACGACAGAGCTCATCGACGAACTCGTCCCTGACGCCAACGGTCGGCAGGTCTTCGCGTGCGGTCCCGAAGGCTACCTCAACGCGGCGACGGACATGCTGCGCGCCGTCGGGGTCGACGACACCTCGATCTTCATGGAGTTCTTCTCCGGGGATCGCCAGATCCGCAAGGAGTACGCCGAGGAGGTCGCGATCGCCGGTGAGATCGCCGAGGAGATCGCGGCTTCGACCGAGGAGTACTACGAGGCGCAGCCTCCCGCGCTGGACATGTACGAGCCCGACTACGACGCGGACGGTCCCATCGAGGCGGCCGGTGTGCCGACCGAGGCCGTGGACGCCGAGGCGGTCGTACCCATCGAGGACGAAGTCGAGATCGAGGTCGTGGGACTCGACGACGTCGACAACACCCTCGCCGAGGCGGGGGCGGGGTCAGTCTCCGACGCTGGGGCCGCGGATTCGGCCGGGACCGGGTCGGCCACCTCGGCGAGGGCATCGGACGAAGATGACGAAACCGCCGTCGTCGACCCGACCACCCTGCCTACGGTGGGCGAGGGCGAGCACACGATGTCGTTCGTGCGCGCGGGTCTCAATGTCCGGGTGGGCGAGGAGGAGAGCGTGCTCGAGGCCGCCCGGCGGGCCGGGGTGAAGATCCCGGCGAACTGCCAGGAGGGCATGTGCGGCTCGTGCAAGGTCGTCAAGCTCGACGGGGAAGTCGACATGAACCATCAGGGCGGAATCCGTGCCAGAGAGATCGACGCGGGCAAGTTCCTGCCGTGCTGCTCGATCGCGAAGTCGGACCTCGTCATCGATGTCTGA
- a CDS encoding GcvT family protein, with translation MPNATPRVVIIGTGIVGANLADELAQLGWTNTLVIEQGPLNIPGGSTSHAPGLVFSSNGSKSMTEFAQYTIEKLTSLKDADGRGSFLPVGGLEIATTDERLQDLHRRAGWNRSYGVEANIIDADECARLFPMLNQDMVLGGLLTPGDGLALAAKGTQLVIERARAAGVEFRDRTTVTDIETKGGKVTAVMAGEDRIPADIVVSCAGFWGPKIGEMAGTTIPLLPLGHQFAWTTEAPSLIGKNELPAGAQAPILRYQDKDLYYREWGERIGIGSYAHRPMPVDLDELPKYSPDEITSEKMPSSLEFTPEDFAPEWEATKELLPELAQTQIQRGFNGIFSFTPDGGSLVGQSRQVDGFFVAEAVWVTHGAGIARAVAELIAEGQSRTDLSGIDLNRFEDALTTPDYVSETSQQNFVEIYDVIHPLQPRVSPRDLRSSPFRRQQEELGAFFLETNGWERPHWFEANASLLSEMPSEWAAPERDAWADQFHSPIAAAEAWKTRTSVAMFDMTQLKRFEVTGPGAGELLHGMTTSSMLRKPGAVSYTLLLDEAGGITSDITVAILDEQTYQVGANSNIDFAYISRAARHQSETDPTKWVTVRETTPGTCCIGLWGPLARDVIAKVTDEDFSDDGLKYFRTKPAVLGGVPVTAMRLSYVGELGWEIYTSADLGSKLWDVLWEAGEEFGIIAGGREAFNSMRLEKGFRSFGTDMTSEHEPVQAGLGFAVKASKTDDFIGKSALEARAAAATKKLTCLTLDVPSDVVLGKEPVYVVGGAGAADGGVSGGQADGYVTSAAYGYTIGKSIAYAWLPNTLSVGDAVEIEYLGRRLPATVTAEPLFDPEMTRLKG, from the coding sequence GTGCCGAACGCAACACCTCGCGTCGTCATCATCGGAACCGGCATCGTCGGCGCCAACCTCGCCGACGAACTCGCCCAACTGGGCTGGACGAACACGCTCGTCATCGAGCAGGGCCCGCTGAACATCCCCGGCGGATCGACCTCGCACGCCCCGGGACTCGTCTTCTCCTCGAACGGGTCGAAGTCGATGACCGAGTTCGCGCAGTACACGATTGAGAAGCTCACCTCGCTCAAGGACGCAGACGGTCGGGGCTCTTTCCTGCCCGTGGGCGGACTCGAGATCGCCACGACCGATGAGCGCCTCCAGGACCTCCACCGCCGGGCAGGATGGAACCGGTCCTACGGCGTCGAAGCGAACATCATCGACGCCGACGAATGCGCCAGACTCTTCCCGATGCTCAACCAGGACATGGTCCTCGGCGGTCTGCTCACCCCCGGGGACGGACTTGCACTGGCCGCGAAGGGCACACAGCTCGTCATCGAGCGGGCGCGGGCCGCCGGCGTCGAGTTCCGCGACCGGACCACGGTCACCGACATCGAGACGAAGGGCGGCAAGGTCACCGCCGTCATGGCCGGGGAAGACCGGATTCCCGCTGATATCGTCGTCTCCTGCGCTGGATTCTGGGGGCCGAAGATCGGGGAGATGGCCGGCACGACGATTCCGCTTCTGCCGCTGGGTCACCAGTTCGCCTGGACCACGGAGGCACCGTCGCTGATCGGGAAGAACGAGTTGCCCGCGGGTGCGCAGGCACCGATCCTGCGCTACCAGGACAAAGACCTGTACTACCGCGAATGGGGCGAGCGGATCGGCATCGGCTCCTACGCCCACCGTCCGATGCCCGTCGACCTCGACGAGCTGCCGAAGTACTCGCCCGACGAGATCACCTCGGAGAAGATGCCCTCGAGCCTCGAATTCACACCCGAGGACTTCGCCCCCGAATGGGAGGCGACGAAGGAGCTGCTGCCCGAACTGGCACAGACTCAGATCCAGCGCGGCTTCAACGGCATCTTCTCCTTCACCCCCGACGGCGGTTCACTGGTCGGTCAGTCCCGTCAGGTCGATGGATTCTTCGTCGCCGAGGCGGTATGGGTGACCCACGGTGCCGGAATCGCCCGCGCCGTGGCCGAGCTCATCGCCGAGGGCCAGTCGCGGACCGACCTGTCCGGCATCGACCTCAACCGCTTCGAAGACGCACTGACCACCCCCGACTATGTCAGCGAGACCTCGCAGCAGAACTTCGTCGAGATCTACGACGTCATCCACCCGCTGCAGCCGCGGGTCTCACCGCGTGATCTGCGTTCGAGCCCGTTCCGCCGACAGCAGGAGGAGCTTGGGGCATTCTTCCTCGAGACCAACGGCTGGGAGCGGCCGCACTGGTTCGAGGCGAACGCTTCACTGCTGTCCGAGATGCCGTCCGAGTGGGCGGCTCCGGAGCGGGATGCGTGGGCGGATCAGTTCCACTCGCCGATCGCCGCGGCCGAGGCATGGAAGACGCGCACCTCGGTGGCGATGTTCGACATGACTCAGCTCAAGCGCTTCGAGGTCACCGGTCCGGGTGCGGGCGAACTCCTGCACGGAATGACCACCTCGTCGATGCTGCGCAAGCCCGGAGCGGTCAGCTACACGCTGCTGCTCGACGAGGCCGGCGGCATCACGAGTGACATCACTGTGGCGATCCTCGACGAGCAGACCTACCAGGTGGGGGCGAACTCGAACATCGACTTCGCGTACATTTCGCGGGCGGCTCGGCATCAGAGTGAAACGGATCCAACGAAGTGGGTGACCGTGCGGGAGACGACGCCGGGCACGTGCTGCATCGGTCTCTGGGGCCCGCTGGCCAGGGACGTCATCGCCAAGGTCACGGACGAGGACTTCAGCGACGATGGTCTGAAGTACTTCCGGACGAAGCCTGCCGTGCTCGGGGGAGTGCCGGTGACGGCGATGCGTCTGTCCTACGTCGGTGAGCTCGGGTGGGAGATCTACACCTCCGCGGATCTCGGGTCGAAGCTCTGGGACGTGCTGTGGGAGGCAGGGGAAGAGTTCGGCATCATCGCCGGCGGCCGCGAGGCGTTCAACTCGATGCGTCTGGAGAAGGGCTTCCGCTCCTTCGGCACGGACATGACGAGCGAGCACGAGCCGGTTCAGGCGGGCCTCGGCTTCGCAGTCAAGGCCTCGAAGACCGATGACTTTATCGGCAAGTCCGCGCTCGAGGCCAGGGCCGCGGCCGCGACGAAGAAGCTGACGTGTCTGACTCTGGATGTGCCCTCTGACGTGGTGCTCGGCAAGGAGCCGGTGTATGTGGTCGGGGGTGCGGGTGCCGCGGATGGCGGGGTTTCCGGCGGTCAGGCCGACGGTTATGTCACCTCGGCGGCATACGGGTACACGATCGGGAAGTCGATCGCCTACGCGTGGCTGCCGAACACTCTGTCGGTCGGTGACGCGGTCGAGATCGAGTACCTCGGGCGGCGACTGCCGGCCACAGTCACCGCCGAGCCCCTCTTCGATCCGGAGATGACGCGCCTGAAGGGCTGA
- the fdhA gene encoding formaldehyde dehydrogenase, glutathione-independent: protein MSNKAISYAGPGKVEVIDTEYPEFVLKDGPGVNPANIGRKVDHGVILKTVATNICGSDQHMVRGRTTAPEGLVLGHEITGEVVEVGRDVEFVKLGDLVSVPFNISCGRCRNCKEGKTGICLNVNPDRPGSAYGYVDMGGWVGGQAEYVLVPYADWNVLKFPDKDQAMEKILDLTMLSDIFPTGFHGAVSAGVGVGSTVYVAGAGPVGIAAATSAHLLGAACVIVGDLNEDRLAQARGFGCETVDVSKGDPKDQIEQILGEPEVDCGIDAVGFEARGHGKDASHEAPATVLNSLMDITRAGGSLGIPGLYVTGDPGAPDEAAKEGSLSMRFGLGFAKSHVFVTGQCPVMKYNRGLMQAILHDKVSIAKNVNATPIRLEDAPQGYADFDSGVAKKFVLDPHGLITA, encoded by the coding sequence ATGAGCAATAAGGCAATCAGCTACGCCGGTCCCGGCAAGGTCGAGGTCATCGACACCGAATACCCGGAATTCGTCCTCAAGGACGGTCCCGGGGTCAATCCCGCCAACATCGGCCGCAAGGTCGACCACGGTGTCATCCTCAAGACCGTCGCCACGAACATCTGCGGCTCCGACCAGCACATGGTCCGGGGCCGCACCACTGCCCCGGAAGGCCTCGTGCTCGGCCACGAGATCACCGGTGAGGTCGTCGAGGTCGGTCGCGACGTCGAGTTCGTCAAGCTCGGCGACCTCGTCTCGGTGCCGTTCAACATCTCCTGCGGCCGCTGCCGCAACTGCAAGGAAGGCAAGACCGGGATCTGCCTCAACGTCAATCCCGACCGGCCCGGTTCGGCGTACGGCTACGTCGACATGGGCGGCTGGGTCGGCGGGCAGGCCGAGTACGTGCTCGTACCCTATGCCGACTGGAATGTCCTGAAGTTCCCGGACAAGGATCAGGCGATGGAGAAGATCCTCGACCTCACGATGCTCTCCGACATCTTCCCCACCGGATTCCACGGTGCCGTCAGTGCGGGTGTCGGTGTGGGTTCGACGGTCTACGTCGCCGGGGCGGGCCCGGTCGGAATCGCGGCGGCCACCTCGGCGCATCTGCTCGGTGCGGCCTGCGTCATCGTCGGTGACCTCAACGAGGACCGCCTGGCACAGGCACGCGGCTTCGGCTGCGAGACGGTCGATGTGTCGAAGGGCGACCCGAAGGATCAGATCGAGCAGATCCTCGGCGAGCCGGAGGTCGACTGCGGCATCGACGCGGTGGGATTCGAGGCGCGCGGCCACGGCAAGGACGCGAGCCACGAGGCCCCGGCCACGGTGCTCAATTCGCTCATGGACATCACGCGGGCCGGCGGCAGCCTCGGCATTCCCGGACTCTACGTCACCGGCGACCCCGGCGCTCCGGATGAGGCGGCGAAGGAAGGGTCGCTGTCGATGCGCTTCGGCCTCGGCTTCGCGAAGTCGCATGTCTTCGTCACCGGACAGTGCCCGGTCATGAAGTACAACCGCGGGCTGATGCAGGCGATCCTGCACGACAAGGTCTCGATCGCGAAGAACGTCAACGCCACCCCGATCCGACTCGAGGACGCTCCGCAGGGTTACGCGGACTTCGACTCGGGTGTCGCGAAGAAGTTCGTCCTCGACCCGCACGGCCTCATCACCGCCTGA
- a CDS encoding aromatic ring-hydroxylating oxygenase subunit alpha: MRVRLDTRRAGFSLEAPFYTDDNLFNLDMQGIFGQHWVFAGSVAEIPEPGDYITLDYGPYSLVVLRNDDGGVNILHNVCRHRGARVLTESSGTTGNLVCGYHSWTYSPEGDLIHASAPGEMTFDKSCYALKRAHGKIVAGLVFLCLAEEPPSDFDETAKIFEPYIAPHELAKTKVAYQQNIIEEGNWKLVMENNRECYHCDGHPELACSLFPTWGLTDETIPPHLEDVWDRNQQAQASLEYRCRRYGLPYEVVEELDTRIAGIRISRESLDGAGESFSADGRRLSKKLLGDLPDFRLGRCSMHLQPNSWFHLLGDHVITFGAFPINAHQTLVRTTWLVADDAVEGVDYDLDTLTHTWKQTNLQDKAFVELCQQGAASPFYEQGPYMKSEYQVEAFISWYVQRMREHVG; this comes from the coding sequence ATCCGCGTCCGGCTCGACACCCGTCGGGCCGGCTTCTCGCTCGAGGCGCCGTTCTACACCGATGACAACCTCTTCAACCTCGACATGCAGGGCATCTTCGGCCAGCACTGGGTCTTCGCCGGCAGCGTGGCCGAGATCCCCGAACCCGGCGACTACATCACGCTCGACTACGGCCCCTACTCACTCGTCGTGCTCCGCAACGACGACGGCGGCGTCAACATCCTCCACAACGTCTGCCGCCACCGCGGCGCTCGCGTACTCACCGAGTCCAGCGGAACCACCGGCAACCTCGTCTGCGGGTACCACTCGTGGACCTACTCGCCCGAAGGTGACCTCATCCACGCCTCGGCGCCGGGAGAGATGACCTTCGACAAATCCTGCTACGCGCTCAAGCGCGCCCACGGAAAGATCGTCGCAGGACTCGTCTTCCTCTGCCTCGCCGAGGAACCGCCGAGCGATTTCGACGAGACCGCGAAGATCTTCGAACCCTACATCGCCCCGCACGAGCTGGCGAAGACGAAGGTCGCCTACCAGCAGAACATCATCGAAGAGGGCAACTGGAAGCTCGTGATGGAGAACAACCGCGAGTGCTACCACTGCGACGGTCACCCTGAGCTGGCCTGCTCGCTTTTCCCCACGTGGGGTCTGACCGATGAGACCATCCCACCCCACCTCGAGGATGTGTGGGACCGCAACCAGCAGGCCCAAGCCTCGTTGGAATACCGGTGCCGCCGCTACGGTCTGCCCTACGAGGTCGTCGAGGAACTCGACACCCGCATCGCCGGCATCCGCATCTCCCGGGAATCCCTTGACGGTGCGGGGGAATCCTTCTCCGCCGACGGCAGGCGGCTGTCGAAGAAGCTGCTCGGCGACCTGCCGGACTTCCGACTCGGAAGGTGCTCGATGCACCTGCAGCCGAACTCCTGGTTCCACCTCCTCGGCGATCATGTCATCACCTTCGGTGCGTTCCCGATCAACGCGCACCAGACGCTCGTGCGCACCACATGGCTCGTCGCCGACGATGCCGTCGAGGGAGTCGACTACGATCTCGACACGCTCACCCACACGTGGAAGCAGACGAATCTGCAGGACAAGGCGTTCGTCGAACTCTGCCAGCAGGGCGCCGCGAGCCCCTTCTACGAGCAGGGTCCGTACATGAAGAGCGAATACCAGGTCGAGGCCTTCATCAGCTGGTACGTGCAGCGGATGCGGGAGCATGTGGGATGA